A genomic stretch from Macadamia integrifolia cultivar HAES 741 unplaced genomic scaffold, SCU_Mint_v3 scaffold292, whole genome shotgun sequence includes:
- the LOC122067461 gene encoding flotillin-like protein 4 — translation MYRVASASEYLVITGIGIEDIKLAKKAWILPGQSYTKFDLSPVNYTFEVQAMSAEKLPFILPAVFTIGPRVDDEFSLLKYAKLISPHDKLSNHVKELVQGIIEGETRVLAASMTMEEVFKGTKEFKQEVFEKVQLELNQFGLLIYNANVKQLVDVPGHEYFSYLGQKTQMEAANQAKVDVAEARMKGEVGAKLREGQTLQNAAKIDAETRIISTQRQGDGKKEEIKVKTEVKIFENEKEAEVAEANADLATKKAGWAQQSQLAEVEAAKAVAIREAELQRDVEQMNALTRTEKLKAELLSKASVEYETKVQEANWELYKKQKEAEAVLYKKEKEAEAQKAMAEASFYARQQVADAELYAKNKEAEGLVALAQAQGIYLRTLLEALGGNYGAFRDYLMINGGMFQEIAKINAEAVKGLQPKISIWNNGSSTGSEMGEGAGGNSSSTAMKEVAGVYRMLPPLFQTVHEQTGMLPPAWMGTIPDSITT, via the exons ATGTACAGGGTAGCAAGTGCGTCGGAGTATCTTGTGATCACAGGTATCGGAATTGAGGACATAAAGCTCGCAAAGAAGGCATGGATCCTCCCTGGTCAGTCCTACACCAAATTCGACCTCTCCCCTGTCAACTACACCTTCGAAGTCCAAGCCATGAGCGCAGAGAAGCTCCCTTTTATCCTCCCTGCAGTCTTCACCATCGGCCCTCGTGTGGACGACGAGTTCAGCCTCCTCAAGTACGCCAAGCTCATTTCCCCTCACGACAAGCTCTCCAACCATGTCAAGGAGCTCGTCCAAGGCATCATTGAGGGAGAGACTCGAGTTCTTGCTGCCTCAATGACCATGGAAGAGGTCTTCAAAGGTACCAAAGAGTTCAAACAAGAAGTATTCGAGAAAGTCCAGCTCGAACTTAATCAGTTTGGGCTCTTGATTTATAATGCTAATGTTAAGCAGCTGGTCGATGTGCCGGGTCATGAGTACTTCTCTTATCTTGGCCAGAAGACCCAGATGGAGGCTGCAAATCAGGCTAAAGTTGATGTTGCAGAGGCCAGGATGAAAGGAGAAGTCGGCGCAAAGCTCCGTGAAGGGCAGACTTTACAGAATGCGGCGAAGATCGATGCAGAGACGAGGATCATTTCGACGCAGAGACAAGGAGatgggaagaaggaagagattaAGGTGAAAACAGAGGTTAAGATTTTTGAGAATGAAAAGGAGGCTGAAGTGGCTGAAGCCAACGCTGATTTGGCAACAAAGAAGGCTGGGTGGGCTCAGCAATCGCAGTTAGCAGAGGTGGAGGCTGCCAAGGCAGTGGCCATTCGAGAAGCCGAGTTGCAGAGGGACGTCGAACAGATGAACGCTTTGACTCGAACGGAGAAGCTCAAGGCCGAGTTACTCAGTAAGGCCAGCGTCGAGTACGAGACAAAG GTGCAAGAGGCGAATTGGGAGCTCtataagaaacaaaaagaagcGGAAGCAGTTTTGtataagaaggagaaggaggcaGAGGCACAGAAAGCAATGGCAGAAGCAAGCTTCTATGCCCGTCAACAAGTTGCAGATGCAGAACTGTACGCAAAGAATAAGGAGGCTGAAGGGCTTGTGGCTCTTGCACAGGCACAAGGGATCTATCTGCGCACTCTCCTAGAAGCTTTGGGAGGCAACTATGGTGCATTTAGAGACTACTTGATGATCAATGGTGGAATGTTTCAGGAGATTGCGAAAATTAATGCGGAGGCCGTGAAAGGGTTGCAACCCAAAATCAGCATTTGGAACAATGGGAGCAGTACTGGCAGTGAGATGGGCGAGGGTGCAGGTGGGAACAGTAGTAGCACAGCCATGAAGGAGGTGGCCGGGGTTTACCGGATGTTGCCCCCCTTGTTTCAAACAGTGCATGAGCAAACTGGGATGCTACCACCGGCATGGATGGGCACAATACCAGACTCAATTACCACTTAA